A section of the Kluyveromyces lactis strain NRRL Y-1140 chromosome F complete sequence genome encodes:
- the STV1 gene encoding H(+)-transporting V0 sector ATPase subunit a (similar to uniprot|P37296 Saccharomyces cerevisiae YMR054W STV1 Subunit of vacuolar-ATPase V0 domain one of two isoforms (Stv1p and Vph1p) Stv1p is located in V-ATPase complexes of the Golgi and endosomes while Vph1p is located in V-ATPase complexes of the vacuole): MSNPEYLTLDCAEEAIFRSADMTYVELYIPSEISREVVCILGNMGAIMFKDMNAGVSAFQRGHVNQIRKYDDIDRLVQYLITVSERHKDATWKYTYHPVDVDDPMGTFGSSTKMILESLNHHTIDTINDVSDDIVQFEARVRQLDESLIHLKRRLNVLIEERHVVFETGRFLEVNPNIGGRIRSSMDVEEFNLSADQETQSDQLSDFSFDLDTDEPTRNSMELAYHNKFMLTGSISRAKVAILNKILWRILRGNLFFHNIPIEQKLLEGDELIEKDCFIVFTHGDVLLKRVRKVVESLNGTLFPISTSHSTIQALNDKITDLEQICTTTEQTLHTELLIVNDQLPIWNVLVKREKYIYATLNLFRQESQAVVAEGWVPSSRLDAVRNSLRDFGEVSASASTAVLNVISTNKSPPTYHKTNKFTEAFQNIVDAYGTATYKEVNPGLATIVTFPFMFAIMFGDLGHGFILTLCGLVLVLREKKFGQMKRDEIFDMAFSGRYVLLLMGLFSIYTGLLYNDIFSLSMTLFKSGWKWPSGFKEGDTIEATQVGVYPFGLDYAWHGTENALLFSNSYKMKLSILMGFIHMTYSFMFSLVNYRFKKSRVDIVGNFIPGLIFMQSIFGYLSWAIIYKWSKDWIKDNKPAPGLLNMLINMFLSPGVIEEPLFRGQSVLQIILLLAALVCVPWLLLYKPLVLKKLNQEAINKGYSDMHEQEIHERLQEAQENSEDTMVVADYSKEHEHASFNFGDIMIHQVIHTIEFCLNCISHTASYLRLWALSLAHAQLSTVLWTMTIANAFSPQNSGSPLAVAKVVLLFGMWFVLTVCILVLMEGTSAMLHALRLHWVEAMSKFFEGEGYAYEPFSFDKVEQQVGNNE, from the coding sequence ATGTCAAACCCAGAATATTTGACTCTTGATTGTGCGGAAGAGGCCATCTTTCGGTCGGCTGATATGACGTATGTTGAGCTATATATTCCATCCGAAATATCTCGAGAAGTCGTATGTATCCTTGGCAATATGGGTGCTATAATGTTTAAAGACATGAACGCTGGCGTAAGTGCGTTTCAAAGGGGACATGTGAATCAAATAAGAAAATACGATGATATTGATAGATTGGTCCAGTATCTTATAACAGTGTCTGAACGTCATAAAGATGCTACATGGAAATATACTTATCATCCGGTAGACGTGGATGATCCAATGGGAACATTTGGATCTTCCACCAAGATGATTTTGGAAAGCCTAAACCATCATACTATAGATACAATAAACGACGTTTCCGATGATattgttcaatttgaaGCAAGAGTAAGGCAACTTGACGAATCCTTGATACATTTAAAACGAAGACTCAATGTATTGATAGAAGAGAGACATGTAGTCTTTGAAACTGGAAGATTTTTAGAAGTAAATCCTAATATAGGTGGAAGAATACGCTCTTCTATGGATGTTGAGGAATTCAACCTTTCAGCGGATCAAGAAACTCAGTCCGACCAATTAAGTGATTTCTCATTTGATTTGGACACAGACGAACCAACGAGAAACAGTATGGAATTGGCCTACCATAACAAATTTATGTTGACGGGCTCAATTAGCAGGGCCAAGGTGgctattttgaataaaattTTATGGAGAATTTTAAGAGGtaatttgttctttcatAATATTCCTATTGAACAGAAGCTTTTAGAGGGAGATGAACTTATCGAGAAAGATTGTTTTATTGTCTTCACCCATGGTGATGTTTTATTGAAGAGAGTTCGGAAGGTAGTAGAATCTCTAAATGGAACCTTATTTCCCATCTCAACCAGTCATTCCACTATTCAAGCattgaatgataaaatCACTGATCTTGAACAGATCTGCACTACCACCGAACAAACTTTGCACACAGAACTTTTGATTGTAAATGATCAATTACCCATTTGGAATGTATTAGTCAAGAGAGAGAAGTATATTTATGCTACATTAAATTTGTTCAGGCAAGAATCTCAAGCGGTAGTGGCTGAAGGTTGGGTTCCTTCTTCTCGGCTGGATGCCGTAAGAAACTCGTTAAGGGATTTTGGTGAAGTATCTGCGTCTGCCAGTACAGCAGTATTGAACGTTATTTCTACCAATAAAAGTCCTCCAACGTATCACAAAACCAATAAATTCACAGAGGcatttcaaaatattgTGGATGCGTACGGTACCGCTACATATAAGGAAGTCAATCCAGGTTTGGCGACCATTGTTACGTTTCCTTTTATGTTCGCCATAATGTTTGGTGACTTGGGTCATGGATTCATTTTAACACTTTGTGGATTGGTGTTGGTTTtgagagaaaagaaattcgGTCAGATGAAAAGAGATGAGATTTTCGATATGGCTTTTTCAGGTAGATATGTGTTGTTATTGATGGGTTTATTCTCCATTTATACCGGTCTTTTATACAATGAcattttttcactttccaTGACTTTGTTCAAGTCAGGTTGGAAATGGCCCAGTGGATTCAAAGAAGGCGACACAATTGAAGCAACGCAGGTCGGGGTTTATCCTTTCGGTTTAGATTACGCTTGGCATGGAACTGAAAATGctcttttattttctaaCTCGTATAAAATGAAGTTATCCATTTTAATGGGTTTCATTCACATGACTTATTCATTcatgttttctttggtcAACTACAGATTTAAGAAATCCAGAGTAGATATCGTTGGCAATTTTATTCCTGGTTTAATTTTCATGCAGTCCATTTTCGGTTACCTTTCATGGGCTATTATATACAAGTGGTCGAAAGACTGGATAAAAGATAATAAGCCCGCTCCGGGACTTTTGAATATGTTAATCAATATGTTCCTTTCCCCTGGTGTTATCGAAGAGCCTTTATTCCGTGGACAAAGTGTTCTACAGATTATCCTCTTACTTGCTGCCTTAGTTTGTGTACCGTGGCTACTATTGTACAAACCGCTAGTACTAAAGAAGCTGAACCAGGAGGCCATTAATAAGGGATACTCTGATATGcatgaacaagaaattcaTGAGCGTTTGCAAGAAGCGCAAGAAAATTCTGAGGATACCATGGTGGTCGCAGATTATAGCAAAGAACACGAACAtgcttctttcaattttggCGACATTATGATTCATCAAGTGATCCATACGATTGAATTTTGTTTGAACTGCATATCACACACTGCCTCTTACTTAAGATTATGGGCTTTATCTTTGGCTCATGCCCAGTTATCAACGGTCTTATGGACTATGACGATTGCGAATGCTTTTAGCCCGCAGAATTCGGGTTCTCCTTTAGCCGTTGCCAAAGTTGTATTATTGTTTGGTATGTGGTTTGTTTTAACCGTTTGCATCTTGGTCCTTATGGAAGGTACTTCTGCA
- the STB2 gene encoding Stb2p (similar to uniprot|P36085 Saccharomyces cerevisiae YKL072W STB6 and similar to uniprot|P46679 Saccharomyces cerevisiae YMR053c STB2), producing the protein MQSPSHVDLASPPRIPGTPVPVKLKSKNSTKQLVKTAKYLFPDYMGLFNLGILKHEELQYCEYTINGFELYIVEQWVSERKFSNVITSFTGNSSEVVRGILVKLPEDIRYWPESFKQYHDKLIEFSSIKVMDDGISLFVTNLSYFPSTLNLLHVKNGSMKDSWPLFQVNFNLKRIGCGSRSGNLLGEPSITSLEKFAQIYKMATKDPEDLFRNLIELFRVIQISLTYFRLLDGRFKDGTLCQHTFDGIQEWWVTYGKLYLGIDRPKNEGILGPTTVAGIISFVLTCYFKFIVEDCISFKDPYIESSFYSGVYNFQKKHNLPKTSYLDIETMNKLFKVTSRANTTDIFKLKRALKSRVQDIARKVNPIQLANEILTTDLDWLIENVQGGYLGLFWSGKRQNKITLQSHNFYEQDYSHGDPFDEHGEYFTGEGIYDYEENSSELEDISSWEDGNVKHESEFPYHCHNNVMFQRELYRRASIPQTEKEKNLFQMEYKNSVSADENSGQQYTIKHNYSFSDIQDSIEVWSFPFQVSPVKIARDILRMEVHMRKYCDERTTESWNDCMATLTSSLKRCTETFETLQQKENELRSKHDTIQAEMKDINSLEAKFNYDLRILDARMRDVEENLNHFSNRLNTLEDSFKLKGKKFKALIDTDILHSALELDKYAFEFFENEQVWNEGVFLRSMRQYIWPVVKKEWERLSEWWSPTNM; encoded by the coding sequence ATGCAAAGTCCTAGTCATGTCGATTTGGCGTCTCCACCAAGGATACCTGGTACTCCAGTTCCTGTGAAGTTGAAGTCAAAAAATAGCACGAAGCAGCTGGTTAAAACAGCGAAGTACTTGTTTCCGGATTACATGGGGTTGTTCAATCTAGGAATATTGAAACACGAAGAGTTACAGTATTGTGAGTATACCATTAATGGCTTTGAATTATATATTGTGGAGCAATGGGTCTCAGAAAGAAAGTTTTCTAATGTTATCACTTCATTTACAGGAAATTCAAGCGAAGTAGTTCGTGGTATTTTGGTGAAACTTCCAGAGGACATAAGGTACTGGCCAGAATCTTTCAAGCAATACCACGACAAGCTAATTGAATTTTCGTCAATCAAAGTGATGGATGATGGCATTTCCTTATTTGTCACCAATTTATCCTATTTCCCGTCGACTCTTAATTTATTGCATGTGAAGAATGGGTCAATGAAGGATTCCTGGCCATTATTTCAAGTAAACTTCAATTTAAAACGTATTGGCTGTGGTAGCAGATCCGGAAATTTATTAGGCGAGCCCTCTATTACATCACTAGAGAAATTTGCGCAGATTTACAAGATGGCCACCAAAGATCCTGAGGATTTGTTTCGAAATTTAATTGAGTTGTTTAGAGTAATACAAATATCCTTAACGTATTTTAGGTTGTTAGATGGAAGGTTTAAAGATGGTACTCTTTGTCAGCACACCTTTGATGGTATACAGGAATGGTGGGTTACGTATGGTAAACTATACTTGGGAATTGATAGGCCGAAAAATGAAGGAATTCTAGGGCCTACCACAGTTGCAGGTATAATAAGTTTTGTATTGACATGTTACTTCAAGTTCATTGTGGAAGATTGCATATCATTCAAAGACCCTTATATAGAAAGTTCCTTCTACTCTGGGGTGTAcaactttcaaaagaaacacaATCTTCCGAAGACGTCTTATCTAGATATAGAAACGATGaacaaacttttcaaagttaCTTCTAGGGCAAATACCACAGATATTTTCAAGTTAAAGCGTGCTTTAAAATCTAGGGTACAGGATATTGCTAGAAAAGTCAATCCTATCCAACTAGCTAACGAAATTTTAACAACAGATCTTGATTGGTTGATAGAAAATGTCCAAGGCGGATATCTTGGACTATTTTGGAGTGGAAAGAGGCAAAATAAAATAACTTTACAGAGCCATAACTTTTATGAACAGGATTACAGTCATGGGGATCCGTTCGATGAACACGGTGAGTATTTTACCGGAGAAGGAATCTATGATTATGAGGAGAATAGCtcagaattggaagatATATCAAGTTGGGAGGATGGCAACGTAAAGCACGAATCTGAATTTCCTTATCATTGTCACAATAATGTCATGTTCCAAAGGGAGCTATATCGTAGAGCTTCCATACCTCAGACcgagaaggaaaagaatctttttcaaatggaATACAAGAACAGTGTCTCAGCCGACGAGAACTCGGGGCAACAGTACACGATTAAACATAACTACAGCTTCTCGGATATACAAGATTCCATAGAAGTGTGGagttttccatttcaagTATCGCCTGTTAAAATCGCTAGGGACATACTGCGCATGGAGGTACATATGAGAAAATATTGTGATGAGCGTACCACAGAAAGCTGGAATGACTGTATGGCAACATTAACCTCATCATTAAAACGTTGCACAGAGACTTTTGAGACTCTCCAACAAAAAGAGAACGAACTGCGGTCTAAGCATGACACCATACAAGCTGAAATGAAAGACATAAACTCATTAGAAGCTAAATTTAACTATGATTTGAGGATCCTTGATGCAAGAATGAGAGACGTTGAGGAAAATTTGAACCATTTTAGCAACAGATTGAACACATTAGAAGATAGCTTCAAACTGAAGGGTAAGAAATTTAAAGCATTAATTGATACTGACATTCTACACAGTGCTCTAGAGTTAGACAAATATGCATTTGAATTCTTCGAAAATGAGCAAGTTTGGAACGAGGGTGTCTTTTTGAGATCAATGAGACAGTATATATGGCCTGTGGTGAAGAAGGAATGGGAAAGACTGAGTGAATGGTGGAGCCCAACGAATATGTag
- the FAR3 gene encoding Far3p (similar to uniprot|P46671 Saccharomyces cerevisiae YMR052W FAR3 Protein involved in G1 cell cycle arrest in response to pheromone in a pathway different from the Far1p-dependent pathway interacts with Far7p Far8p Far9p Far10p and Far11p) gives MEGSGDSFEYLLQLMKTLSSQAWATRQQTEKVEQSLKRLAKQNQISYNEYSKSPNDETLGQVNTLKQKTKEEELVEENYRLMYQIEHQEYIHSKIYLLIQQIDEMIVSMRNFIVEYKTSAPQKQQEFITKSVTAPMSRLKYSEKQLNDGHINAEKQLKILMGELTDLFNRVPWHKVPNDNLNYLRLKNVIGDFEDKYQTKIVPESIALK, from the coding sequence ATGGAGGGATCTGGAGACAGTTTTGAGTACCTTCTTCAGTTGATGAAGACTTTGAGCTCTCAGGCTTGGGCAACGAGACAACAGACAGAAAAAGTGGAGCAGTCATTGAAGAGGCTAGCGAAGCAGAATCAGATAAGTTACAACGAATATTCGAAATCTCCTAATGATGAAACGCTAGGACAAGTCAATACTTTAAAGCAAAAAActaaggaagaagaactgGTCGAAGAAAACTATCGGTTAATGTACCAGATCGAACATCAAGAATACATTCACTCGAAGATATATCTGCTTATCCAACAAATAGACGAGATGATAGTATCAATGCGTAACTTTATCGTAGAATATAAAACATCAGCGCCACAGAAACAACAAGAATTCATAACAAAAAGTGTTACAGCACCAATGTCACGACTCAAGTATAGCGAGAAACAACTAAATGATGGCCACATTAATGCCGAAAAGCAATTAAAAATATTGATGGGAGAATTGACGGATCTATTCAATAGAGTACCATGGCATAAGGTACCGAATGATAACCTAAACTATCTACGGCTTAAAAATGTGATCGgagattttgaagataaataTCAAACAAAGATTGTTCCGGAATCAATTGCATTGAAATGA
- a CDS encoding L-methionine (R)-S-oxide reductase (highly similar to uniprot|P36088 Saccharomyces cerevisiae YKL069W Hypothetical ORF), which translates to MGEDGKHHADYSSFQTTDRKKALEQLLISYEALAEGQDNWVCNLANAASLIWHCYISLNVDVNWAGFYLTRRENKKELILGPFQGKVACQLIQFGKGVCGTAASSQQTQLVPDVENFPGHIACDGETKSEIVVPIVQNGETVGVIDIDCLDYNGFTKLDQEFLEKLAASVSKTCVF; encoded by the coding sequence ATGGGAGAAGACGGTAAACATCACGCAGACTACTCTTCATTCCAAACAACAGACAGGAAAAAAGCTCTCGAGCAACTCTTGATTTCATATGAGGCTTTAGCAGAAGGTCAAGACAACTGGGTCTGCAATCTGGCGAACGCCGCATCATTAATCTGGCATTGTTACATATCACTTAATGTTGACGTTAACTGGGCTGGGTTCTACCTCACTCGGAGAGAGAATAAAAAAGAGTTGATTCTTGGGCCATTTCAAGGCAAAGTTGCTTGTCAGTTGATTCAATTTGGTAAAGGAGTGTGTGGTACTGCTGCGTCTAGTCAACAAACTCAATTAGTACCAGATGTTGAAAACTTCCCAGGGCATATAGCATGTGATGGGGAGACAAAGAGTGAAATTGTGGTTCCTATAGTCCAAAATGGCGAAACAGTAGGTGTTATCGATATTGACTGTTTGGACTACAACGGGTTTACTAAGCTTGACCAAGAATTTCTAGAAAAATTGGCCGCTTCAGTTTCAAAGACATGCGTATTCTAA
- the ERB1 gene encoding ribosome biogenesis protein ERB1 (similar to uniprot|Q04660 Saccharomyces cerevisiae YMR049C ERB1 Protein required for maturation of the 25S and 5.8S ribosomal RNAs homologous to mammalian Bop1), translated as MARKNSSLNGSESAELVVKKRVLEESELSDSEDERIEVDGLIDEEASENEAEEAEDDDSDAEFNRLLAEEENGQEEEYNTSDFSEEGDAFSITDKLSNVKLTVIPETSDEGIVRTKYSDGRPRILKSEINPVYDSDDSDAEAKNTIGNIPLSAYDEMPHIGYDINGKRIMRPAKGSALDQLLESIELPEGWTGLLDKDSGASLNLTEEELELINKLQNNQQTDESVNPYEPLIDWFTRHESVMPVTAVPEPKRRFVPSKHEAKRVMKIVKAIREGRIIPPKKLKELREKEEQDSHNYDLWGDAEEISEHVMNLRAPKLPPPTNEESYNPPEEYLLTPEEIDAWEKMEPSERERNFVPHKFAALRKVPGYSESVRERFERSLDLYLAPRVRKNKLNIDPESLIPELPSTKDLRPFPIRCSTVYVGHKGKIRTMSIDPTGLWLATGSDDGTVRVWEILTGREVYQVTILNAEENNDDHIDVVEWNPDSTTGILAVTAGENIFLLVPPIFGFEIENTGKSKIEYGFGFDTFGNVKKSNLNVNSDDEDDGAESHAVKKQVAQWNKPTERQAANDICIVITCRKSVKKLSWHRKGDYFVTVQPDSGNTSVLIHQLSKHLTQSPFKKSKGIIMDAKFHPFKPQLLVCSQRYVRIYDLSQQVLIKKLLPGARWLSTIDIHPRGDNLIASSFDKRVLWHDLDLASTPYKTLRYHEKAVRSVSFHKKLPLFCSAADDGNIHVFHATVYDDLMKNPMIVPLKKLTGHKIVNSLGVLDTIWHPREAWLFSAGADKTARLWTT; from the coding sequence ATGGCCAGaaagaattcttctttgaatggTTCTGAATCAGCGGAGCTTGTTGTAAAAAAGAGAGTTCTCGAGGAATCTGAATTGTCCGattctgaagatgaaagaattgaagttgatgGTTTAATCGATGAAGAGGCTAGCGAAAATGAAGCTGAGGAAGCTGAAGATGACGACTCTGATGCTGAATTCAATCGCTTATtagctgaagaagaaaatggacAGGAGGAGGAGTATAATACTTCAGATTTTTCTGAAGAAGGCGATGCTTTTTCCATTACCGACAAATTGTCAAATGTAAAGTTAACAGTGATTCCAGAAACAAGCGATGAAGGCATTGTTCGTACCAAGTATTCAGATGGAAGACCAAGAATTCTTAAGTCAGAAATTAATCCTGTTTATGATAGTGATGATAGTGATGCAGAAGCTAAGAACACAATTGGTAACATCCCACTATCTGCATATGATGAAATGCCACATATTGGTTATGACATTAATGGTAAGAGAATAATGAGACCAGCCAAAGGATCTGCTTTAGATCAATTATTGGAATCTATAGAATTGCCAGAGGGTTGGACAGGTTTACTAGACAAAGACAGCGGTGcctctttgaatttgaccgaagaagaacttgaattAATCAATAAGTTGCAAAATAATCAACAGACGGACGAATCTGTGAATCCATACGAACCTTTAATCGACTGGTTCACTAGACACGAATCTGTAATGCCAGTTACGGCCGTCCCAGAACCGAAAAGACGTTTCGTTCCGTCAAAGCACGAAGCCAAGCGTGTGATGAAAATAGTCAAAGCAATCAGAGAAGGTAGAATTATCCCACCAAAGAAACTAAAGGAAttaagagaaaaagaagaacaagacAGTCATAACTACGATCTCTGGGGAGATGCCGAAGAAATCTCTGAACATGTTATGAACTTGAGAGCCCCAAAATTGCCACCACCAACAAATGAGGAGTCTTACAACCCTCCGGAAGAGTATCTTTTGACCCCAGAGGAAATTGATGCATGGGAAAAGATGGAACCAAGTGAAAGAGAGAGAAATTTTGTGCCTCACAAATTCGCTGCATTAAGAAAAGTTCCAGGTTACTCTGAATCTGTCAGagaaaggtttgaaagaTCATTAGATTTGTATTTAGCGCCTCGTGTTCGCAAAAATAAGTTGAACATTGATCCTGAATCTTTGATCCCAGAATTGCCCTCTACAAAAGATTTGAGACCATTTCCAATCCGTTGCTCTACCGTTTATGTCGGTCATAAAGGAAAAATTCGTACAATGTCCATTGATCCAACTGGATTATGGTTGGCTACTGGTTCCGATGATGGCACTGTCAGAGTATGGGAAATTCTTACAGGTAGAGAAGTTTACCAAGTCACAATACTTAATGCggaagaaaacaatgatgaCCACATAGACGTTGTTGAATGGAATCCCGACAGTACTACCGGTATCCTTGCGGTTACTGCTGGCGAAAACATCTTCTTGCTTGTTCCACCAATTTTCGgctttgaaattgaaaacacaGGTAAATCAAAGATTGAATACGGTTTTGGTTTCGATACTTTCGGAAACGTCAAAAAGAGTAATCTCAATGTGAATAGcgatgatgaggatgacGGTGCTGAATCACATGCTGTCAAGAAACAGGTTGCTCAATGGAATAAACCAACCGAAAGGCAAGCTGCCAATGATATTTGTATCGTAATAACTTGTCGTAAATCAGTGAAAAAGCTTTCATGGCATAGAAAAGGTGATTACTTTGTCACTGTTCAACCAGACTCAGGTAATACATCAGTTTTGATTCATCAATTATCCAAGCATTTAACTCAATCGCCATTCAAAAAATCTAAGGGTATCATTATGGATGCAAAATTCCATCCATTCAAGCCACAGCTCTTGGTCTGTTCTCAAAGATACGTCAGAATTTATGACCTATCGCAACAAGTGCTAATCAAGAAACTTCTACCTGGTGCTCGTTGGTTATCTACTATTGATATTCACCCAAGAGGTGATAACTTAATTGCATCCTCGTTTGACAAGAGAGTGTTGTGGCATGATCTTGACCTTGCAAGCACTCCATATAAGACCTTGAGATACCATGAGAAGGCTGTAAGAAGCGTAAGTTTCCACAAGAAACTACCACTGTTTTGCTCAGCTGCGGATGATGGTAACATCCATGTTTTCCATGCCACGGTCTATGACGATTTAATGAAGAACCCTATGATCGTCCcgttgaagaaactaaCCGGCCACAAGATTGTGAATAGTTTAGGTGTTCTAGATACTATATGGCATCCACGTGAAGCTTGGCTATTCTCTGCAGGTGCCGACAAAACCGCTCGTTTGTGGACTACCTGA
- the CSM3 gene encoding Csm3p (some similarities with uniprot|Q04659 Saccharomyces cerevisiae YMR048W CSM3 Protein required for accurate chromosome segregation during meiosis): MSIDDDMNDLSAFQGNATEDGNMRLDFELDPTVNGLDPSMTSTTDGQDPTLISTNTRKPRVKLTAEKLLSTKGLPYVMEHAPKSCRISKHKTAYDNLTNFLQFYQLWAHNLYPKAKFKDFTSLCESLGKTDKELREYRMNLVRKDMGILLGDDIPNVPDMQMHDTGVLPAHQGRNSLFVTDESTSATDRGNAQYGYEATKIISLDKDKNQNNDGNYDDDDDDDDDDDVLYSSHHQRHTNEMLSTTDTNIRQHTQNGYALPNAEELDELSKITTVASTTNNGNDIASDEEMAMMRDMDTF; this comes from the coding sequence ATGTCTAtagatgatgatatgaaCGATCTCTCGGCATTTCAAGGCAACGCGACTGAAGATGGGAACATGAGGcttgattttgaattggATCCTACTGTGAATGGCCTGGATCCTTCTATGACAAGTACAACTGATGGTCAAGATCCCACGCTCATATCTACCAACACCCGGAAACCAAGGGTAAAGCTTACTGCCGAGAAGTTATTGTCCACTAAGGGTCTGCCGTATGTCATGGAACATGCTCCGAAAAGTTGTAGAATCAGCAAGCACAAGACAGCTTACGATAACTTAACAAACTTCTTACAATTCTATCAGCTATGGGCTCATAATTTGTATCCGAAGGCaaagttcaaagatttcacCTCATTATGTGAATCATTGGGGAAAACTGACAAAGAGCTAAGAGAGTATAGAATGAATTTAGTTAGGAAAGACATGGGTATCCTCCTCGGAGATGACATTCCCAACGTACCTGATATGCAAATGCACGACACAGGCGTACTACCTGCTCATCAGGGACGAAATAGCTTATTTGTAACGGATGAATCTACCTCAGCGACTGACCGCGGAAATGCACAGTATGGTTATGAAGCCACCAAAATTATCAGCCTAGACAAAGACAAAAATCAGAATAATGACGGCAACtatgacgatgatgatgatgatgatgatgatgatgatgttCTATATTCTTCGCATCACCAGCGGCACACGAATGAAATGTTGTCCACCACTGATACAAACATACGGCAACATACACAAAATGGCTACGCTCTGCCTAACGCTGAAGAGTTAGACGAATTGAGTAAAATTACGACCGTTGCCAGCACAACAAATAACGGTAATGATATCGCATCAGATGAGGAAATGGCAATGATGAGAGACATGGATACCTTTTGA
- a CDS encoding uncharacterized protein (some similarities with uniprot|Q3E826 Saccharomyces cerevisiae YKL068W-A Identified by homology to Ashbya gossypii), with amino-acid sequence MFTDNFGKAKDTQQVSQVIVQCFKSLNSVPRSTPDLEQDYCDSDEEEDLIVDLTTGSLKPRNLKNYLLMNEVMNGLESL; translated from the coding sequence ATGTTCACAGACAATTTTGGAAAAGCCAAAGATACGCAGCAGGTTTCCCAGGTGATAGTACAATGcttcaaaagtttaaaTTCAGTTCCCAGATCGACTCCAGACCTAGAGCAAGACTATTGtgattctgatgaagaggaagatttGATCGTGGATTTAACGACAGGGTCGTTAAAGCCCaggaatttgaagaattatCTACTTATGAATGAGGTAATGAATGGCCTAGAGAGCCTATGA